One window of the Haloarcula halobia genome contains the following:
- the trpC gene encoding indole-3-glycerol phosphate synthase encodes MDASEEEMAPEVASILAAARERGGGGERVSVDDAWSLPDAVARAEGDGRVPLIAEVKPTSPTADGERTDDPVALAQQMVAGGAAALSVLTEPEHFGGSAETLRRVREAVDVPVLRKDFVLYEDQLDVVAADVILLIVRFLEEEGTDDLADLLAAARDRGFQVLVEAHTESEVETALAAGAEIIGVNNRDLSMLEVDLSTFERVSASVPESVTLIAESGIHTPDDVTRMRRAGADALLVGSAIMDHGGDSDVTENTRRLTETQT; translated from the coding sequence ATGGACGCTAGTGAGGAAGAGATGGCACCCGAAGTCGCCTCGATACTGGCGGCGGCCCGCGAGCGCGGCGGCGGTGGCGAGCGCGTCTCGGTCGACGACGCGTGGTCGTTGCCCGACGCCGTCGCCCGCGCCGAGGGAGACGGCCGCGTGCCGCTCATCGCGGAGGTGAAACCGACGAGTCCGACCGCCGACGGCGAGCGGACCGACGACCCGGTCGCACTCGCCCAGCAGATGGTCGCCGGCGGGGCCGCCGCCCTGTCGGTGTTGACTGAACCCGAGCACTTCGGCGGGTCCGCCGAGACGCTCCGGCGGGTGCGCGAGGCCGTCGACGTGCCGGTCCTCCGGAAGGACTTCGTCCTCTACGAGGACCAGCTCGACGTCGTGGCGGCAGACGTGATCCTGCTCATCGTCCGGTTCCTCGAGGAGGAGGGCACGGACGACCTCGCGGACCTGCTCGCGGCCGCTCGCGACCGCGGCTTCCAGGTCCTCGTCGAGGCTCACACCGAATCGGAGGTCGAGACGGCCCTGGCGGCCGGTGCCGAGATCATCGGCGTCAACAACCGCGACCTCTCGATGCTCGAGGTCGACCTCTCGACGTTCGAGCGCGTCTCGGCGTCGGTCCCCGAGAGCGTCACCCTCATTGCGGAAAGCGGCATACACACGCCCGACGACGTCACGCGGATGCGCCGTGCCGGCGCGGACGCGCTGCTCGTCGGGTCGGCCATCATGGACCACGGCGGCGATTCGGACGTGACCGAGAACACCCGACGACTCACGGAGACACAGACATGA
- the trpB gene encoding tryptophan synthase subunit beta, whose amino-acid sequence MSTDDAHDPKFGEYGGQYVPEALMPAIEELADAYRRYVLENEDGFMDEFRERLADFGGRPTPLQYADQLSERYDTDVYLKREDLLHGGAHKLNNALGQVLLAKYMGKERIIAETGAGQHGTATAMAAAHLDMPCEIYMGETDIARQRPNVFRMRINGAEVNPVTVGRGTLKEAISETMRDWATTVETTHYVIGSVVGPHPFPKMVRDFQSVISEEAREQCIEKTGDLPDAVLACAGGGSNTMGTFAEFVDDSEVDLYAVEAGGSSLQVDEEKGVAPNSASLSTGGEGVLHGARTKLLQDRDGQIMESHSISAGLDYAGVGPELAHLVDEGRVTPVNVDDDAALEAFHRLSQDEGVIPALETAHAFGFLEGHHDEVGDTVVVNVSGRGDKDLETVIEETSKRDLDIAPDLSLFEQIGGGGR is encoded by the coding sequence ATGAGCACGGACGACGCACACGACCCCAAGTTCGGCGAGTACGGCGGACAGTACGTCCCGGAGGCACTGATGCCGGCAATCGAGGAGCTGGCCGACGCCTACCGGCGGTACGTACTGGAAAACGAGGACGGCTTCATGGACGAGTTCCGCGAGCGCCTGGCCGACTTCGGCGGCCGGCCGACCCCGCTGCAGTACGCAGACCAGCTCTCGGAGCGCTACGACACCGACGTCTACCTGAAACGGGAGGACCTGCTCCACGGCGGCGCGCACAAGCTCAACAACGCGCTCGGGCAGGTACTCCTGGCGAAGTACATGGGCAAAGAGCGCATCATCGCCGAGACGGGGGCCGGCCAGCACGGCACCGCGACGGCGATGGCCGCCGCGCACCTGGACATGCCCTGCGAGATATACATGGGCGAGACGGACATCGCGCGCCAGCGCCCCAACGTCTTCCGGATGCGCATCAACGGTGCCGAGGTCAACCCGGTGACGGTGGGCCGCGGGACGCTCAAGGAGGCCATCTCCGAGACGATGCGCGACTGGGCGACAACCGTCGAGACGACTCACTACGTCATCGGGAGCGTCGTCGGCCCGCACCCCTTCCCGAAGATGGTCAGGGACTTCCAGTCGGTCATCTCCGAGGAGGCCCGCGAGCAGTGCATCGAGAAGACCGGCGACCTGCCCGACGCCGTGCTCGCCTGTGCCGGTGGCGGGTCGAACACGATGGGTACGTTCGCCGAGTTCGTGGACGACTCCGAAGTTGACCTCTATGCCGTCGAGGCCGGGGGTTCGTCGCTCCAGGTCGACGAGGAGAAGGGGGTCGCGCCCAACTCCGCGTCCCTGTCGACGGGCGGCGAGGGCGTCCTGCACGGTGCGCGGACGAAACTCCTGCAGGACCGCGACGGGCAGATCATGGAGTCACACTCCATCTCGGCCGGACTGGACTACGCCGGCGTCGGCCCGGAGCTCGCACATCTGGTCGACGAGGGCCGCGTGACCCCGGTGAACGTCGACGACGACGCCGCGCTCGAGGCGTTCCACCGCCTCTCGCAGGACGAGGGCGTCATCCCCGCACTGGAGACGGCCCACGCGTTTGGCTTCCTAGAGGGGCACCACGACGAGGTCGGCGACACCGTCGTCGTCAACGTCTCGGGCCGCGGCGACAAGGACCTCGAGACGGTCATCGAGGAAACCTCGAAACGCGACCTCGACATCGCGCCGGACCTCTCGTTATTCGAACAGATCGGCGGAGGGGGACGCTGA
- the trpA gene encoding tryptophan synthase subunit alpha — translation MSLEAAFADEPAFVPYLAAGDPTYGASLEYVEALARGGADVIELGLPFSEPIAEGKTIQDAIVRSLEAGMTPARFFEFVEDLDVDVPVVCMTYYNLIYQYGAEEGPGPFVERAAEVGIEGFVVPDLPAEEAGPLREACDEFGLDLVFIVAPTTRGERLETMMDQVSGYVYVQARLGVTGARDDVDDATEESLARLADWDVPKAVGFGIKTGEHAERIVSAGADGVIVGSALVDIVAEGHESGAPVDDVADELEAKARDLKEGALRGAQERPQPERT, via the coding sequence ATGAGCCTCGAAGCCGCATTCGCCGACGAACCGGCGTTCGTCCCCTACCTCGCGGCCGGCGACCCGACCTACGGGGCGTCCCTCGAGTACGTCGAGGCGCTGGCCCGCGGCGGCGCGGACGTCATCGAACTCGGCCTGCCGTTCTCGGAACCCATCGCCGAGGGCAAGACCATCCAGGACGCCATCGTTCGCTCGCTCGAGGCCGGGATGACGCCGGCACGCTTCTTCGAGTTCGTGGAGGACCTGGACGTGGACGTGCCCGTCGTCTGCATGACCTACTACAACCTCATCTATCAGTACGGTGCGGAGGAGGGACCGGGTCCGTTCGTCGAGAGGGCCGCCGAGGTCGGCATCGAGGGCTTCGTCGTCCCCGACCTGCCCGCCGAGGAGGCCGGCCCGCTCCGCGAGGCCTGCGACGAGTTCGGCCTCGATCTCGTCTTCATCGTCGCGCCGACGACCCGCGGCGAGCGCCTGGAGACGATGATGGACCAGGTCTCGGGCTACGTCTACGTCCAGGCGCGACTTGGCGTCACCGGCGCGCGCGACGACGTCGACGACGCCACCGAGGAGTCGCTCGCCCGCCTGGCCGACTGGGACGTCCCCAAGGCCGTCGGCTTCGGTATCAAGACCGGCGAGCACGCCGAACGTATCGTCTCGGCCGGTGCGGACGGCGTCATCGTCGGGTCCGCGCTCGTCGACATCGTCGCCGAGGGCCACGAGAGCGGGGCGCCCGTCGACGACGTGGCCGACGAACTCGAAGCCAAGGCCCGGGATCTCAAGGAGGGTGCGCTCCGCGGGGCACAGGAACGTCCGCAACCGGAACGCACATAA
- a CDS encoding 2-amino-3,7-dideoxy-D-threo-hept-6-ulosonate synthase yields the protein MTAGKRTRLDRIGTDEKYVIVPMDHGITMGAVKGLKDIESTIDAITRGGADSVLTQRGIADRVHPNKNGAGYIVHLNGSTTIGPDENDKRMTGTVEDAIRAGADAVSVHINVGSRYEPEQIEDLAALTSEAERYGLPVLAMNYARGPDIDPDDPDYNQAVGHAVRMAEELGADVVKTGYTGDAETFQHVVESTSLPVVIAGGAKGTDEETLRMVRGAMDGGAAGVSMGRSIFQHDEPEKITRAVASVVHDDSNAEDALEAAELAVQA from the coding sequence ATGACTGCAGGGAAACGCACACGCCTCGACCGCATCGGGACAGACGAGAAGTACGTCATCGTCCCGATGGACCACGGAATCACCATGGGGGCCGTGAAGGGCCTCAAGGACATCGAATCGACCATCGACGCCATCACGCGCGGCGGCGCGGACTCGGTGCTCACCCAGCGTGGCATCGCCGACCGCGTCCACCCGAACAAGAACGGCGCGGGCTACATCGTCCACCTCAACGGGTCGACGACCATCGGCCCCGACGAGAACGACAAGCGCATGACGGGTACCGTCGAGGACGCTATCCGTGCCGGCGCCGACGCCGTCTCGGTCCACATCAACGTCGGCAGCCGGTACGAACCCGAGCAGATAGAGGACCTCGCCGCCCTGACCAGCGAGGCCGAGCGCTACGGCCTGCCCGTCCTGGCGATGAACTACGCCCGCGGCCCGGACATCGACCCCGACGACCCCGACTACAACCAGGCCGTGGGCCACGCCGTCCGCATGGCCGAGGAACTGGGCGCGGACGTGGTCAAGACCGGCTACACCGGCGACGCCGAGACGTTCCAGCACGTCGTCGAGTCCACGTCGCTCCCGGTCGTCATCGCCGGCGGTGCGAAAGGCACCGACGAGGAGACGCTCAGGATGGTCCGTGGTGCGATGGACGGCGGCGCTGCCGGCGTCTCGATGGGCCGGTCTATCTTCCAGCACGACGAACCGGAGAAGATCACACGCGCCGTCGCCAGCGTGGTCCACGACGATTCGAACGCCGAGGACGCGCTCGAAGCGGCCGAACTGGCCGTCCAGGCCTAG
- a CDS encoding AAA family ATPase: MGKTTTSINLGASLAAAGYSTVTVELDLAMANLVDFLDVDIDVTEATTLHDVLAGECGIEAATYETDSGLSVVPSGTDLQGYAETDLRRLPDVVETLRWHYDIVLLDTPAGLSEETVRPMQVADEVILVSTPRVASVRNVQNTKQLAERVDCDVRGLVLTKSGTGASPGADRVAEFLEVELLGHVPEDEAVPHSQDRGRPVVSNAPNSGASIAYRKIARELVGAERGDLGLQGAPPSDGTTTSGEQSLHSDGAGPGGETARPLEPTDGGTVVNPSTSSDDGGSDSRDPETARGDRGGDRESAMAGESDEQTSHPDGTETGEETEAPSAAQTDAMAPESGADEEVDLPESDTEPDESAPSTGGDESSEQTGTASSEEPTPAAEERGGEAGSGTAESARPSSVETDADPATGAVPADESAADADERKALDGDEERASEAGAVSATDGDEEDATGSGGENAIDGDEEDEASGSAEDGPDSASDARDDESVARRVLSLFSF, translated from the coding sequence GTGGGCAAGACAACGACGAGTATCAACCTCGGGGCGTCGCTCGCCGCAGCGGGGTACTCCACCGTCACGGTCGAACTCGACCTGGCGATGGCGAACCTCGTGGACTTCCTCGACGTGGACATCGACGTCACGGAGGCGACGACGCTCCACGACGTCCTCGCGGGCGAGTGTGGCATCGAGGCGGCGACCTACGAGACGGACTCGGGGCTCTCGGTGGTTCCCAGCGGGACGGACCTCCAGGGGTACGCGGAGACCGACCTCCGACGCCTCCCGGACGTCGTCGAGACGCTCCGGTGGCACTACGACATCGTCCTGCTGGATACGCCAGCGGGGTTGAGCGAGGAGACGGTGCGGCCGATGCAGGTCGCCGACGAGGTGATCCTCGTCTCGACGCCGCGGGTGGCCTCGGTCCGCAACGTCCAGAACACGAAACAGCTCGCCGAGCGCGTCGACTGTGACGTCCGGGGCCTCGTCCTCACGAAGTCCGGGACGGGCGCCTCGCCCGGAGCCGACCGGGTCGCCGAGTTCCTCGAGGTGGAACTACTCGGTCACGTCCCCGAGGACGAGGCGGTCCCCCACTCCCAGGACAGGGGTCGCCCCGTCGTCTCGAACGCGCCGAACAGCGGTGCCTCGATAGCCTATCGGAAGATCGCCAGGGAACTTGTCGGCGCCGAGCGTGGGGACCTCGGACTCCAGGGGGCGCCGCCGTCGGACGGAACTACCACGAGCGGCGAGCAGTCCCTGCACAGCGACGGGGCGGGCCCGGGCGGCGAGACGGCTCGACCGCTCGAACCGACCGACGGCGGGACGGTCGTCAACCCGTCCACGTCGTCGGACGACGGCGGGTCAGATTCGCGGGACCCCGAGACGGCCCGTGGGGACCGCGGTGGCGATCGGGAGTCGGCAATGGCCGGGGAGTCAGACGAGCAGACGAGTCACCCCGATGGGACCGAGACGGGAGAAGAGACCGAAGCGCCGTCCGCCGCCCAAACGGACGCGATGGCGCCGGAGTCCGGGGCCGACGAGGAAGTGGACCTACCGGAGAGCGACACCGAGCCGGACGAGAGTGCGCCTTCGACCGGCGGAGACGAGTCCAGCGAACAGACGGGCACGGCCTCGTCCGAGGAGCCAACGCCGGCCGCTGAGGAGAGGGGCGGAGAAGCAGGTTCGGGTACGGCCGAATCTGCTCGGCCCTCGTCGGTGGAGACCGATGCCGACCCGGCCACCGGGGCGGTGCCTGCCGACGAGAGCGCCGCCGACGCAGACGAGAGAAAGGCCCTCGACGGAGACGAAGAGCGTGCTTCCGAGGCTGGCGCGGTAAGCGCGACCGACGGAGACGAGGAGGACGCTACCGGCTCAGGCGGAGAGAATGCGATCGACGGAGACGAGGAGGACGAAGCCTCCGGGTCCGCCGAAGACGGCCCGGACTCGGCGTCGGACGCCCGGGACGACGAATCCGTCGCCCGTCGCGTGTTGTCGCTGTTCAGTTTCTAG
- a CDS encoding 3-dehydroquinate synthase II, translating into MTRSVWLKADDEVGDWETRKRRITAGLEAGVDWVLVDETDVERVRDLGAVDVAALSNGDVHVMDAEGEDSEADATVVGKDGEGDGTVDLPTDFSGSADLSALRRDGTAAEGGYVRIFDEDYEAFAEEVAKAADYTIVIGEDWQIIPLENLIARVGDETDLITGVQSAEDARTAYETLEHGADGVLLDTDDVDEIRKTVEVRDEMGREQVDLEYATVTAVEQTGSADRVCIDTGNLMDHDEGMLVGSMARGLFFVHAETAESPYVASRPFRVNAGAVHAYVRTPDGGTKYLSELQSGDEVQVVDENGHTREAIVGRAKIEKRPMFRVQAETEAGDRIETLLQNAETIKVHTRDGRTAVTDLEVGDEILVHYEDTATHFGEKIEESIIEK; encoded by the coding sequence ATGACACGAAGCGTGTGGCTCAAGGCCGACGACGAGGTCGGCGACTGGGAGACGCGAAAGCGACGGATCACCGCTGGTCTCGAGGCCGGCGTCGACTGGGTGCTGGTCGACGAGACCGACGTCGAACGGGTCCGTGACCTCGGTGCGGTCGACGTCGCGGCCCTCTCCAACGGCGACGTCCACGTCATGGACGCCGAGGGCGAGGACTCCGAGGCGGACGCGACCGTCGTGGGCAAGGACGGCGAGGGCGACGGTACCGTCGACCTCCCGACGGACTTCTCCGGGTCTGCGGACCTCTCTGCGCTGCGCCGCGACGGGACCGCCGCCGAGGGCGGCTACGTCCGTATCTTCGACGAGGACTACGAGGCCTTCGCCGAGGAAGTCGCGAAGGCGGCCGACTACACCATCGTCATCGGCGAGGACTGGCAGATCATCCCGCTCGAGAACCTCATCGCCCGCGTCGGCGACGAGACCGACCTCATCACCGGCGTCCAGAGCGCCGAGGACGCTCGGACGGCCTACGAGACGCTCGAACACGGGGCCGACGGCGTTCTGCTGGACACCGACGACGTCGACGAGATACGCAAGACTGTGGAGGTCCGCGACGAGATGGGGCGCGAACAGGTCGATCTCGAGTACGCCACCGTCACCGCCGTCGAACAGACCGGGTCTGCCGACCGCGTCTGCATCGATACGGGCAACCTGATGGACCACGACGAGGGCATGCTCGTCGGGTCGATGGCTCGCGGCCTCTTTTTCGTCCACGCCGAGACGGCCGAGTCGCCCTACGTCGCCTCGCGCCCCTTCCGGGTCAACGCCGGTGCCGTCCACGCCTACGTCCGCACGCCCGACGGCGGGACCAAGTACCTCTCGGAGCTGCAGTCCGGCGACGAGGTGCAGGTCGTCGACGAGAACGGCCACACCCGCGAGGCGATCGTCGGCCGCGCGAAGATCGAGAAGCGCCCGATGTTCCGCGTCCAGGCCGAGACCGAGGCGGGCGACCGCATCGAGACGCTGCTGCAGAACGCAGAGACCATCAAGGTCCACACGCGCGACGGCCGCACCGCCGTCACGGACCTCGAGGTCGGCGACGAGATACTCGTCCACTACGAGGACACGGCGACGCACTTCGGCGAGAAGATCGAAGAGAGCATCATCGAGAAGTGA
- a CDS encoding MFS transporter, with translation MADDVADRSAGRWVLVAVAAGVMGASGTYQFVWTTLSGAVGARVGASPAALGTVFTLFVVAQTVVQFPAGGIRDRYGPRAVLGIGSVLMCAGYAGLGLATTYPVAALAYGLGGVGSGMAYTVAVNTPVKWFTDRRGLATGVVTTAFSAVSVVVIPLVQTRIDASYTGTLLALGALVGGLGLLGTIVVRDPPKRDEAPKGETTSDRAVDVDASVGWRTVVGTWQFWVLYWVMLVVDGVGLMLIGQSVGFTTGLGLDPGTATTVASVVALADALGVMVMSTLSDRVGGERTVGVSLVLGGLSLGGAILSGLSGLAALFVVLVAGTAFFRSPVFAIFPSLVGEYYGRARSSENYALVYSAKIPGGIFGGTVTGILVARVGWSESFALGAVLLVLAGLSALVLRPTSVTS, from the coding sequence GTGGCCGACGACGTCGCCGACCGGTCGGCGGGACGGTGGGTGCTGGTCGCCGTCGCCGCGGGTGTGATGGGTGCGTCCGGGACCTACCAGTTCGTCTGGACGACGCTCAGCGGTGCCGTCGGGGCCCGCGTCGGCGCCTCGCCGGCGGCACTCGGGACCGTCTTCACCCTGTTCGTCGTCGCCCAGACGGTGGTCCAGTTCCCGGCCGGCGGCATCCGCGACCGGTACGGTCCTCGTGCGGTGCTCGGTATCGGGTCAGTCCTCATGTGTGCCGGCTACGCCGGCCTGGGGCTGGCGACGACCTACCCGGTCGCCGCGTTGGCCTACGGCCTCGGGGGCGTCGGCAGCGGGATGGCCTACACCGTCGCTGTCAACACGCCCGTGAAGTGGTTCACCGACCGCCGCGGACTGGCGACGGGGGTGGTCACGACTGCGTTCAGTGCCGTGAGCGTCGTCGTCATCCCCCTGGTCCAGACCCGCATCGACGCCTCGTATACGGGCACGCTGCTGGCCCTCGGCGCGCTGGTCGGGGGACTGGGGCTCCTGGGGACGATCGTCGTCCGCGACCCGCCGAAACGCGACGAAGCACCGAAAGGGGAGACGACGTCCGACCGGGCCGTCGACGTCGACGCGAGCGTCGGGTGGCGGACTGTCGTCGGCACCTGGCAGTTCTGGGTGCTCTACTGGGTGATGCTGGTCGTCGACGGCGTCGGCCTGATGCTCATCGGCCAGTCGGTCGGGTTCACGACCGGCCTGGGATTGGACCCGGGGACGGCGACCACCGTCGCGTCCGTCGTCGCGCTGGCCGACGCGCTGGGCGTCATGGTGATGAGCACGCTCTCGGACCGCGTCGGCGGCGAGCGGACCGTCGGCGTCTCGCTGGTCCTGGGCGGCCTCTCGCTGGGCGGGGCGATACTCAGCGGTCTGTCGGGCCTGGCGGCGCTGTTCGTCGTGCTGGTCGCCGGGACGGCCTTCTTCCGGAGTCCCGTCTTCGCCATCTTCCCCTCGCTGGTCGGTGAGTACTACGGGCGAGCGCGCTCCTCTGAGAACTACGCGCTCGTCTACTCGGCGAAGATTCCGGGGGGTATCTTCGGCGGGACGGTGACGGGCATCCTCGTGGCGCGCGTGGGGTGGTCGGAGTCGTTCGCCCTCGGGGCCGTCCTGCTGGTCCTCGCCGGGCTATCGGCGCTGGTGCTCAGACCCACGTCCGTGACGTCGTGA
- a CDS encoding zinc ribbon domain-containing protein has product MSETGRKRPWLAALLAFVYPGLGHVYLREWLRAILWFGLVVSTTSLLVGGDVMPDELSIEAIVAASRALPLEASIALLAITALSMADAYWMATRENQATEVVDGETCPNCGQELDEDLEFCHWCTTRLEPVDAEHDR; this is encoded by the coding sequence ATGAGCGAGACAGGACGCAAGCGGCCGTGGCTCGCCGCCTTGCTCGCCTTCGTCTACCCCGGTCTCGGGCACGTCTACCTGCGGGAATGGCTGCGGGCGATTCTGTGGTTCGGCCTCGTCGTCAGCACGACGTCGCTGCTGGTGGGCGGCGACGTCATGCCCGACGAGCTCTCCATCGAGGCGATCGTCGCGGCCTCCCGGGCGCTGCCGCTGGAGGCCTCGATAGCGCTGCTCGCCATCACGGCACTCAGCATGGCCGACGCATACTGGATGGCCACCCGGGAGAACCAGGCAACGGAGGTCGTCGACGGTGAGACCTGCCCCAACTGCGGACAGGAGCTCGACGAGGACCTCGAGTTCTGTCACTGGTGTACGACCCGCCTCGAACCGGTCGACGCCGAGCACGACCGCTGA
- a CDS encoding transposase, which translates to MASATLQDDPSVETFFNVAETETLALFEHLSFEFLEEFDVFAPAQTGRTREHEPPEMMRGFLHCYYHDIYGIRPVERELRNTVVWLSCGFDRPPSRDAVDRFLTDLEHVVDDVFDNLVEQAARRGLLDLTYCIDSTDIRALPADQDASKCYDPTAEEYYHGYGCTIVSTGAKIPIAAEFTESKQAPEETAMRVTCDALAVAKPMWMVGDSAYDTLDWHDRLLAAGVVPVAPYNARNTDEPKDIEYRVEDRITEHSEDVRLKQSTLDETYNRRTGVERTNESVKDCGLGRTHARGRVHARAQVFLALCLRLVVAITNYERGDNPGSTVITV; encoded by the coding sequence ATGGCCTCAGCGACCCTGCAAGATGATCCTTCGGTAGAGACGTTTTTCAATGTCGCGGAGACCGAGACGTTAGCGCTGTTTGAGCATCTCTCCTTCGAGTTTCTCGAAGAGTTCGACGTGTTCGCCCCGGCGCAGACGGGGCGAACACGAGAGCACGAACCACCAGAGATGATGCGTGGGTTCCTCCATTGTTACTACCACGATATCTACGGCATCCGTCCCGTTGAACGAGAGCTTCGGAACACGGTTGTCTGGTTGAGCTGTGGCTTCGATCGACCGCCGTCGAGAGACGCGGTCGATCGCTTTCTCACCGACCTCGAACACGTTGTTGACGATGTCTTCGACAACCTCGTCGAGCAGGCCGCCCGCCGCGGCCTGCTCGACTTGACCTACTGCATCGATTCAACGGATATCAGGGCGTTGCCAGCCGATCAAGACGCGTCGAAGTGCTACGATCCAACCGCCGAAGAGTACTACCACGGATACGGCTGCACGATCGTTTCGACCGGGGCAAAGATCCCAATTGCAGCAGAGTTCACCGAGAGTAAGCAAGCACCAGAGGAGACGGCGATGCGCGTCACGTGTGACGCGCTCGCCGTCGCCAAGCCGATGTGGATGGTCGGTGACAGTGCCTACGACACACTCGACTGGCACGACCGCCTGCTGGCCGCAGGGGTCGTGCCAGTCGCCCCGTACAACGCGCGAAACACCGACGAGCCGAAAGATATCGAGTACAGAGTCGAAGACCGCATCACCGAACACAGCGAGGATGTACGGCTGAAGCAATCGACGCTAGACGAGACGTACAATCGCCGCACAGGAGTCGAGCGAACTAACGAATCAGTGAAGGACTGCGGCCTCGGGCGAACGCACGCCCGAGGCCGTGTCCACGCGCGAGCACAGGTGTTTCTCGCGTTGTGTCTTCGTCTCGTCGTCGCAATCACCAACTACGAACGCGGAGATAATCCAGGAAGTACCGTGATCACGGTGTGA
- a CDS encoding cytochrome P450 translates to MTGGDTGSGSNGETDKLPPGPDGLPVLGNAHQYVRQPVGFFDELAEYGDVVRCEFPRIDAVAVFHPEHVGEVLLGQGTYERWNFDELKELLDYEIAPRGLTFTRGEEWKRQRHFLQPMFGLNRLRGFSSAMVAATEQLIEEWDDGEAIVINEDFSELTLSILTNSLFDFDLGEHRRVITEAADELQTMADMSGLSAVELLLPSWVPTHRNRRYEQAMAAFDETVDTLIEERRANPGQYDDFLTMMLETEDDNEYTMTDAEIHDHLITFLVAGHETTAMALTFTWLLLATHPDERDRLTQEATTVLDGPPTAEDLADLTVTEHVVKEAMRLYPPAGMLFREAVEETTLGGYHIPAGTKLLLPQFTVHTDDRWFDAPEQFRPERFTDARSDRRPDFAYFPFGGGPHQCIGMHFAMMELKHIVPMLARTVEFELLSSPRPEINMESTLQPSEDVRMRVHKQ, encoded by the coding sequence ATGACGGGTGGCGACACCGGCTCGGGCTCGAACGGTGAGACCGACAAGCTTCCGCCGGGCCCGGATGGGCTCCCGGTGCTGGGAAACGCCCATCAGTACGTCAGGCAGCCAGTGGGGTTTTTCGACGAGCTCGCTGAGTACGGTGATGTCGTCCGCTGTGAATTTCCGCGCATCGACGCCGTCGCTGTCTTCCACCCCGAGCACGTCGGCGAGGTATTACTGGGACAGGGTACCTACGAACGGTGGAATTTCGACGAGCTGAAAGAACTCCTCGACTACGAGATCGCTCCGCGAGGTCTCACGTTCACCCGTGGTGAGGAATGGAAACGACAGCGCCACTTCCTCCAGCCGATGTTCGGGCTGAACCGGTTGCGAGGGTTCAGTTCGGCCATGGTTGCTGCCACGGAACAACTCATCGAGGAGTGGGACGACGGCGAAGCGATCGTCATCAACGAGGATTTCTCGGAGTTGACGCTGTCGATACTCACGAATTCGCTGTTCGATTTCGACCTCGGCGAGCACCGGCGAGTGATCACCGAGGCCGCCGACGAGCTACAGACCATGGCCGATATGAGTGGCCTCAGTGCCGTCGAACTGCTCTTGCCGTCGTGGGTGCCGACCCACAGGAACCGACGGTACGAGCAGGCGATGGCTGCGTTCGACGAAACGGTCGATACGCTCATCGAAGAGCGGCGAGCGAACCCCGGCCAGTACGACGACTTCCTGACGATGATGCTCGAAACGGAAGACGACAACGAGTATACGATGACCGACGCGGAGATTCACGACCACTTGATCACGTTCCTCGTCGCTGGGCACGAGACGACAGCGATGGCGCTGACGTTCACGTGGCTGTTGCTGGCGACCCATCCCGACGAGCGGGACCGATTAACGCAGGAGGCCACGACTGTGCTTGACGGCCCACCCACGGCAGAAGATCTCGCCGACCTCACCGTTACCGAGCACGTCGTCAAGGAGGCGATGCGGCTCTATCCGCCAGCGGGGATGCTCTTCCGCGAGGCTGTCGAGGAGACAACGCTCGGCGGGTACCACATTCCGGCAGGAACGAAACTTCTACTGCCACAGTTCACTGTCCACACGGACGACCGGTGGTTCGACGCGCCCGAGCAGTTCCGACCCGAGCGGTTTACCGATGCTCGGAGCGACAGACGGCCGGACTTCGCGTACTTCCCCTTTGGCGGTGGTCCCCACCAGTGTATCGGGATGCACTTTGCGATGATGGAGTTGAAACATATCGTCCCGATGCTCGCCCGAACTGTGGAATTCGAGCTGTTGAGTTCACCTCGCCCCGAGATAAACATGGAGTCGACGTTGCAGCCTTCCGAGGATGTTCGGATGCGGGTTCACAAACAGTGA